From Carya illinoinensis cultivar Pawnee chromosome 5, C.illinoinensisPawnee_v1, whole genome shotgun sequence, one genomic window encodes:
- the LOC122311727 gene encoding ATP-citrate synthase alpha chain protein 1 translates to MARKKIREYDSKRLLKEHFKRLSGRDLPIKSAQVTQSTDFNELAQNEPWLLSTKLVVKPDMLFGKRGKSGLVALNLDLAQVSAFVKERLGKEVEMGGCRGPITTFIVEPFIPHNEEFYLNIVSERLGNSISFSECGGIEIEENWDKVKTIFVPTGVSLTSELCAPLVATLPLEIKVEIEDFIKSVFALFQDLDFTFLEMNPFALVNGKPYPLDMRGELDDTATFKNFKKWGNIEFPLPFGRVMSPTETFIHGLDEKTSASLKFTVLNPKGRIWTMVAGGGASVIYADTVGDLGYASELGNYAEYSGAPKEEEVLQYARVVIDCATADPDGHKRALVVGGGIANFTDVAATFNGIIRALKEKESKLKAARMQIYVRRGGPNYQSGLAKMRALGQEIGIPIEVYGPEATMTGICKQAIECITAAA, encoded by the exons ATGGCACGCAAGAAGATCAGAGAGTACGACTCCAAGAGGTTGTTGAAGGAGCACTTCAAGAGGCTCTCCGGCAGAGACTTACCGATTAAATCGGCACAG GTCACCCAATCAACCGATTTTAATGAACTAGCACAGAATGAACCTTGGCTTTTATCGACAAAACTTGTGGTGAAACCAGATATGTTGTTCGGAAAGCGTGGAAAGAGCGGTTTGGTTGCCTTGAATCTTGATTTGGCTCAAGTTTCTGCTTTTGTCAAGGAGCGCCTTGGCAAAGAG GTAGAGATGGGTGGATGCAGAGGACCTATTACGACATTCATCGTTGAACCTTTCATCCCGCACAACGAAGAGTTTTACCTTAACATCGTCTCAGAACGTCTAGGGAACAGCATTAGCTTTTCAGAATGTGGAGGAATCGAAATCGAAGAGAACTGGGATAAG GTTAAGACTATATTTGTCCCAACAGGAGTATCTCTTACCTCAGAATTATGTGCTCCACTTGTGGCAACCCTTCCTTTGGAG ATCAAAGTGGAGATTGAGGACTTTATCAAAAGCGTTTTTGCTCTATTTCAgg ACCTGGACTTCACTTTCCTAGAGATGAATCCATTCGCATTGGTCAACGGAAAGCCTTATCCTTTAGATATGAGAGGCGAGTTGGATGATACGGCTACTTTCaagaacttcaagaa GTGGGGAAATATTGAATTTCCATTGCCATTTGGAAGAGTTATGAGTCCTACAGAGACCTTTATTCATGGACTGGATGAAAAG ACAAGTGCGTCATTGAAATTCACGGTTTTGAACCCAAAAGGACGAATTTGGACTATGGTAGCTGGAGGAGGTGCTAGTGTCATCTATGCAGATACG GTTGGAGATCTTGGCTATGCTTCTGAGCTTGGAAACTATGCAGAATATAGTGGAGCTCCCAAGGAAGAGGAAGTGTTACAGTATGCCAGAGTTGTAATTGAT TGTGCAACTGCTGATCCTGATGGCCATAAGAGAGCCCTTGTAGTTGGAGGAGGAATAGCTAACTTCACCGATGTTGCAGCTACGTTTAATGGTATAATCCGTGCTTTGAAGGAGAAG GAGTCTAAACTTAAAGCAGCAAGGATGCAGATATATGTGAGGAGAGGAGGTCCTAACTACCAGAGTGGCCTTGCAAAAATGCGGGCACTTGGACAGGAAATCGGAATCCCAATCGAG GTTTATGGCCCCGAAGCAACAATGACCGGAATATGCAAACAGGCGATTGAGTGTATCACTGCAGCTGCATAA
- the LOC122310275 gene encoding pistil-specific extensin-like protein: MVQEAPSMPPFPATFIYPPLTSAEESDRMQQMTQSSPMSPFPTTFIYPPSNNAEESSRVPPTSQTPPMPPPPTMFIYPLSANAEEADVVQQTNQPPPMPPLPTTFIYPPLTNAEKSDHVQPTNQPPPMPPLPTPFIYPPSMTAEKSGLFQPTNQPPPITRPPSEELRSFENSSTTPSTNATDATFISESETNVGGTSLFSEENEESEDICNSPLE, from the exons ATGGTCCAGGAA GCACCATCAATGCCACCTTTTCCAGCAACGTTCATTTACCCTCCGTTGACTAGTGCGGAGGAGTCAGACCGTATGCAACAAATGACCCAG TCTTCACCAATGTCACCTTTTCCAACAACGTTCATCTATCCTCCATCTAATAATGCAGAAGAGTCGAGCCGTGTTCCACCAACGAGCCAG ACCCCACCAATGCCACCTCCTCCAACAATGTTCATCTACCCTCTCTCGGCAAATGCGGAAGAGGCGGACGTTGTTCAACAAACGAACCAG CCCCCACCAATGCCACCTCTTCCAACAACGTTCATTTACCCTCCGTTGACTAATGCGGAGAAGTCGGACCATGTTCAACCAACGAACCAg CCCCCACCAATGCCACCTCTTCCAACTCCGTTCATCTACCCTCCGTCGATGACCGCAGAGAAGTCGGGCCTTTTTCAACCTACCAACCAG CCTCCACCAATAACACGACCCCCATCGGAGGAGTTGAGAAGCTTTGAAAATTCATCAACTACTCCATCGACTAATGCGACTGATGCGACATTTATAAGTGAAAGTGAAACTAATGTTGGAGGTACGTCCCTTTTTTCTGAAGAGAATGAAGAATCTGAGGAtatatgtaacagcccgctagagtga